Part of the Kordiimonas pumila genome is shown below.
GACCACCCTTTACTGGAACTTGGGCGATGCTTTCTACAGTGTTGCTGTAAAAGATATGTTTAAGAATCAGGCAGGTTTGCCTGAACCTGTTACAGCACTTGGTCTTACCGTGCCGGTGGATAAACCCAAAGGCCTTGTTGCTTTCACGGGTGGCCGGGTTATCACCATGAAGGGTGAAGAAGTTATTGAAACAGGCACCGTGGTTGTGGACGGTAATAAAATTATTGCGGTTGGCAAGGTCGGTGATGTTGAGATACCGGACGGTGCCTTTGTCGTTGATACTGCTGGGAAAACAGTTATGCCGGGCCTTGTCGATATGCATGGCCATATTGACTGCTGTTACTACGGCGGCCTAATGCCACAAAAGCACTCCAGCCACTATGCTGCAGCGGCATACGGTATTACTACAAACTACGACCCCTACACATCTGAACTGCCATCATATGCAACCACAGAAATGCAGAAGGCCGGTATTCTTGTGGGGCCACGCTCTATTACGACTGGGCGGGTAATTTATGGCCGTGCTGGCAAGCCTGATACAGCCTATGTCCCGCTTGAAACATACGAAGATGCGGTTAATACCATGAAGCGTAAACGGGCCCTGAATGGACGGATTATTAAAAGCTACAAGCAACCTATGCGCCGTGCACGCCAGCAATTGGTGAAAGCAGGTAGAGAAAATGGAATAATGGTAGATGCCGAGGGCGAAAGCCATTTCTACTATAATTTAAGCATGATTATGGACGGCCATATGGGGCTGGAGCATGTTATTCCTGTTGCGACATATTATGATGATATTGTGCAGCTTTTTGCTCACAGCGATTCTGTTAATACCCCAACGCTGAATGTGACATTCGGTGAAATTATGGGGGAAAACTATCTCTATCAAACCACCCGTGCATGGGAAGACCCTAAGGTGCAAACTTATGTGCAGGAAACCACCAGCGGATATAGCCCGGTCAATACCCCTTACGGCGCTCCTGTTTATGCGCGCAATATGACAAGCCTACATGCAGCAGAGGAAATTTGGGATATTGGCTTTCGTGCAGCAAGCCGGTCAACAAAACGGCTGGATGATGCTGGCGTTACCATTAATGCAGGGTCGCACGGCCAAGTATACGGCCTCGCAATGCACTGGGAAATGTGGTCCATGGCACAGGGCGGCATGAGCAATTTTCATATTCTAAGGGCTGCCACCATGAACGGTGCCAAAACACTGGGCCTTCAGGATGAAATTGGATCGCTTGAAGTCGGCAAACTTGCAGACGTTATTGTGATGGATAAAAACCCGCTTGAAGACATCAAGAACACCAATTCTGTAAGCTATACCATGATTAATGGCCGTCTGTATGACAGTTACGCTATGGATGAGATTGGAAACTATAACCACCCACGTACTAAGTTTTACTGGGAACTGCCTGATTACCACGGCATCGACTGGAACGAAGCATGGGCAGGGCAATAAACATGCGTTTCAGGTTTACTGTTAGCTGGTTTGTGGGGCTTGCGGCGTTTGCGGCAACATCCCACGCCGACCCGGTATGGGATGTTGAAAATACCGGACTGCCGTATGTAACAAAAACAATCACCACCACTGAAGGCACGTGGATGAGTGTGGATGTCAGCCCTGACGGCAAGACAATCCTGTTTGATATGTTGGGCGATATATATAGCATGCCGGCAACAGGCGGCGATGCTACGTTAATTTTGGGTGGTCCTGCAATTGAGCGGATGGCGCGCTTTAGCCCAGATGGCAGTAAAATACTGTATCTCAGTGATAAAAGCGGTAGCGATAATGTGTGGGTGGCTGAGCCTGATGGAACAGGTGCCCATGCGATTACATCTGAAACCGTTGATGTGCTTGCAGGCCCTGCGTGGGATGCAAGTGGCGACTATGTTGTCGCGACACAGCTATCAGCCAAATTTGAAAACATTAACACTTCCTCGCTGCGTCTTTATAATGTTAATGGTGGTAAGGGTGTGGAACTAGTGCCTTCCCCAAGCCATGGTAGGAATGTTGAGGAAGCGCAGTTTTCGCCTAATGGCCGCTTTTTATACTATACAGAACGTATAGCAGAGCCGCACGTTTCCCACGTATATGTAGATGCCAACCACACTAATTTTGCCGTTATGCGCCGTGATATGGAAACCGGCGAAACCATTAAGCTTATTGGCGGCTTTGGTAGTGCATTAACACCAGAAGTGTCACCAGATGGTCGCTATATTGCTTTTGTGCGCAGGGTTAAAGATAAAACTATATTATTTCGTTTCGATACCGAAACATTAGAGCAAAGCCCAATTTATGATAATCTTGACCGCGACTTGCAGGCCGAGTTTATAGCCCAAGGCACATTCTACCCGCAGTATAGCTGGTTCCCAGATAACAGGCATATAGCTATCTGGGGTAAGGGCAAAATCTTCAAAATTGATATGATGACGGCGGAAGTGGAAGAAATTCCTTTTAAAGCATCGGCTGAACACAAGCTTACAAAAGCCTCACGGGTTGCTGATAACCTAAGCCCTGATGTGATAACCGCACATGCAACACGCCAGATTGCAACAGTGCCTGATGATAACAGCATTATTTTTCATGCTTTTGGCAGGCTATGGCAGCAGGATTTTGATACGAGGAAAGCAACACGGCTCACCACAGGTAGTGCCATGGAGTTTGAGCCGGTGGTATCGAATGATGGCACACAAGTCGCTTATATTGAATGGCAAGATGAAACAGGTGCTAAGCTTCAGCTTTTCTCACGTAGGACTGGTAAGGCTAAACTACTGTACGCAACGCGTGGTATCTTGCGGGAACCGGCCTTTTCCCCTGATGGAAATTTCCTTCTTTTCAGGATTGAAGAGGGCAGTAAGTGCATGGGGGGGTACGGTATTGAAACAGGCCTTTTTATACTTGATATCAAATCTGGTTCTGTCAGGAAGTTTCATGACACAGGTGAAACTCCTCAGTTTTCACCAGACGGCAAGCGAGTGTATTTTACGGAAAGCCACTGGGGTGAGCACGGCCAAATTAGCCATGTGAATAGCATAACTAGAGAGGGCTATGACCTTCGTACTCATGCTGTTGCTCATGGCGCTGATATTCTTGATATCAGGTTTAGCCCAGACTTTAACTGGATCACCTTTAAAGAAGACCGGCAATATTATGTGATGCCTTACCATGAAACGGGCACCCCCATAACGGTTTCTTCTGCGGGTGGTGGCGCGTGGGCGCGTCAGCTTTCAACGCTGAGTGGCTATGACATCAGGTGGTCAGCGGATAGCAAAAGCCTTTATTGGGCTTTGGGACAGTCGCTTTACACGGCAAAGGTGGCGGACGAGGGATTGGGCCATACTGCCACCACACTTGTTGCTGAAATGCCAACAGATAAACCGACCGGGCTAATGGCCTTTACCAATGCACGGCTTATCACCATGAAAGGCACCGAGGTTATCGAAAACGGTACGGTGCTAATAGATGGTAATAAAATTACGGCCATTGGTACGGCGGATACTGTTACGGTACCAGCCTCAGCAAAGGTTGTGGATGCACACGGCAAAACCATTATGCCGGGCTTTGTGAATATGCACGGCCACCTAGAAGGCTGTTACTATAGCTCTATTGGTTTGATGCCTGAAAAACAGCCAAGTCATTATGCATCACTCGCATTCGGCACTACAACAAATTATGATCCTTACGCGACTGAACTACCAAGTTATGAAATGGGAGAAATGCGGGATGTGGGCCTTATGGTTGGGCCGCGTACCATCAGTGTTGGCGGTGTTGTATATGGCCGCGCAGGCAAGGGGGACCCGGTTTATGAACCTGTTTTCAGCCTTGAGGGTGCCCGCCATGTAATGGACAGGAAACTGGCGCTTGGCGGTACTATCATTAAAAGCTACCGCCAGCCCATGCGCAGCCAGCGCCAAATGCTGATTAAAGCGGCGCACGAAAAAGGCATCATGGTTGATATTGAAGGTGAAAGCCATTTTTATAATAATATCAGCGCAATAATTGATGGCCATACAGCCCTTGAACACAATTTCCCAGTTGCCAATCTGTATGACGATATAATCCAGCTTATGGCGGCAGGGGATACACCAAACACCCCAACTCTTGTTGC
Proteins encoded:
- a CDS encoding amidohydrolase family protein, whose amino-acid sequence is MRFRFTVSWFVGLAAFAATSHADPVWDVENTGLPYVTKTITTTEGTWMSVDVSPDGKTILFDMLGDIYSMPATGGDATLILGGPAIERMARFSPDGSKILYLSDKSGSDNVWVAEPDGTGAHAITSETVDVLAGPAWDASGDYVVATQLSAKFENINTSSLRLYNVNGGKGVELVPSPSHGRNVEEAQFSPNGRFLYYTERIAEPHVSHVYVDANHTNFAVMRRDMETGETIKLIGGFGSALTPEVSPDGRYIAFVRRVKDKTILFRFDTETLEQSPIYDNLDRDLQAEFIAQGTFYPQYSWFPDNRHIAIWGKGKIFKIDMMTAEVEEIPFKASAEHKLTKASRVADNLSPDVITAHATRQIATVPDDNSIIFHAFGRLWQQDFDTRKATRLTTGSAMEFEPVVSNDGTQVAYIEWQDETGAKLQLFSRRTGKAKLLYATRGILREPAFSPDGNFLLFRIEEGSKCMGGYGIETGLFILDIKSGSVRKFHDTGETPQFSPDGKRVYFTESHWGEHGQISHVNSITREGYDLRTHAVAHGADILDIRFSPDFNWITFKEDRQYYVMPYHETGTPITVSSAGGGAWARQLSTLSGYDIRWSADSKSLYWALGQSLYTAKVADEGLGHTATTLVAEMPTDKPTGLMAFTNARLITMKGTEVIENGTVLIDGNKITAIGTADTVTVPASAKVVDAHGKTIMPGFVNMHGHLEGCYYSSIGLMPEKQPSHYASLAFGTTTNYDPYATELPSYEMGEMRDVGLMVGPRTISVGGVVYGRAGKGDPVYEPVFSLEGARHVMDRKLALGGTIIKSYRQPMRSQRQMLIKAAHEKGIMVDIEGESHFYNNISAIIDGHTALEHNFPVANLYDDIIQLMAAGDTPNTPTLVALFGEFMGENYYYEKTRAWEDARINSYVPQVTSSYSAIGIPYAAPMYARGMTTLHVADELWDVGVRSVARSINRADEAGAQINVGSHAQVQGLAMHWEMWLMAEGGMKNHHVLKAATLNGATTIGLDKQIGSLEVGKLADLVVLNKNPLDDIKNTNTVQYTVVNGRVYEPYSMNEILRREKPRTKFYWELGEQYGIDWNSSSSGQ